A genomic segment from Methanolobus zinderi encodes:
- the engB gene encoding GTP-binding protein EngB: MAKNKDLTEGANLEIIFVGRSNVGKSSLIRKLTGHKVKVGKRPGVTLIPTHVRLSDLLVTDMPGFGFMSGIKERKQDIVKDKVVSYIETNADRILMAVMVVDGPVFVEVVERWESRDEIPIDVEMFGFLSELGIDTVLAVNKTDKVKEKELDRTLDDIVEKLGILPPWRQWMDMIAPISAKKGQVKPLVSIIRQRLHDEKRDDLFKYF, from the coding sequence ATGGCAAAAAATAAAGACCTGACTGAAGGTGCGAATCTGGAAATAATATTTGTCGGCAGGTCCAATGTCGGCAAATCCTCACTAATAAGGAAACTTACCGGTCACAAAGTAAAGGTTGGAAAGCGTCCTGGTGTGACACTCATACCGACCCATGTACGCTTATCCGATCTGCTGGTCACTGATATGCCCGGCTTTGGTTTTATGAGTGGCATTAAAGAACGCAAGCAGGATATTGTGAAGGATAAGGTTGTAAGCTATATTGAAACAAATGCCGATCGTATACTGATGGCTGTTATGGTTGTAGATGGTCCTGTTTTTGTTGAAGTTGTGGAACGATGGGAATCACGTGATGAGATCCCGATCGATGTTGAGATGTTCGGTTTTCTCAGTGAGCTTGGTATCGATACCGTACTTGCCGTTAATAAGACTGATAAGGTAAAGGAAAAAGAGCTGGACCGGACCCTTGATGATATTGTTGAAAAGCTCGGTATCCTGCCTCCGTGGAGACAATGGATGGACATGATCGCCCCGATAAGTGCCAAGAAGGGACAGGTAAAACCATTAGTATCAATTATCAGGCAGCGGCTGCATGATGAAAAAAGGGACGATCTCTTCAAATATTTCTGA
- a CDS encoding peptidylprolyl isomerase, with protein sequence MAIEKGDFIKIQYTGKFNEGMVFDTTDEEVAKENGIYTPRGVYGGDVVVVGSGQTIKGLDEDFEGKEEGYSGSITVPAEKAFGPHNPALVETLSVTKLKDQLKDQKPYPGMGIELNGKRGVIIQVIGRRVRVDFNHALAGKEVEYEYTIEKKLEDNVEKVKGLIALYTGIEDIETEVTEDLIQIYTPIELSFNQRWLVSKVNIANELIERLGIPNLEYIERHPYVPPEEEAAAAAPVEEESEAEAEEAEQSEE encoded by the coding sequence TTGGCAATTGAGAAAGGCGATTTCATAAAGATACAATACACTGGAAAGTTCAATGAAGGCATGGTCTTCGATACAACCGATGAAGAGGTTGCGAAGGAAAACGGCATCTACACTCCCCGTGGCGTTTACGGCGGAGATGTGGTGGTTGTAGGCTCCGGCCAGACCATCAAGGGTCTTGATGAGGATTTCGAGGGTAAGGAAGAAGGATACTCCGGCAGTATCACAGTCCCTGCTGAGAAGGCATTCGGACCACACAACCCTGCACTTGTTGAAACCCTTTCAGTTACAAAGCTCAAGGACCAGCTCAAGGACCAGAAACCATACCCGGGGATGGGTATAGAGCTTAACGGCAAGCGTGGTGTCATTATTCAGGTGATCGGCCGCAGAGTACGTGTAGATTTCAACCATGCCCTTGCAGGCAAGGAAGTCGAGTACGAGTACACCATCGAGAAGAAGCTCGAGGACAATGTGGAAAAGGTAAAAGGTCTTATCGCACTCTACACAGGCATTGAGGACATCGAGACAGAAGTCACTGAAGATCTTATCCAGATCTACACCCCGATAGAGCTCAGCTTCAACCAGAGATGGCTTGTAAGCAAGGTCAATATCGCAAACGAACTTATCGAGAGGCTCGGCATTCCGAACCTGGAGTACATCGAAAGACACCCATACGTACCACCAGAGGAAGAAGCAGCCGCAGCAGCACCTGTTGAGGAAGAATCCGAAGCAGAAGCCGAAGAAGCAGAACAGAGCGAGGAATAA
- a CDS encoding Nif3-like dinuclear metal center hexameric protein codes for MKLSDVVLTLEEIAPPELAEDFDIGRIGLTLDLENDIEKIAVALDPTEYVLKRAADIEADLLITHHTLIFNAVNRIDKALADVLKIALDNNISMYSMHTNYDRAKDGINDVLAKRIGLENIEETDMGRIGTISPCSAENFANHVAKSLDTHVWYTGKREEVSKVMVFGGSGFKSEFLETAREHGVDAYVSSELKHDIIRSWDDMLLVDATHYATENPGMEELCPRLEEKLGIDVEFIDHNPFIRTL; via the coding sequence ATGAAGCTTTCAGACGTAGTTCTCACTCTTGAAGAAATAGCCCCTCCCGAGCTTGCGGAAGATTTCGATATTGGCAGGATAGGATTGACGCTTGATCTTGAGAACGATATAGAAAAAATAGCCGTTGCCCTTGATCCCACGGAATATGTGCTAAAAAGAGCAGCCGACATCGAGGCTGATCTTCTGATCACACATCATACACTTATCTTCAATGCAGTGAACCGTATCGACAAAGCACTTGCGGATGTACTTAAAATTGCTCTGGACAACAATATCTCCATGTACTCCATGCATACCAACTATGACAGGGCAAAAGACGGTATCAATGACGTACTTGCAAAAAGAATAGGCCTGGAGAACATCGAAGAGACGGATATGGGCAGGATAGGTACGATAAGTCCCTGCTCGGCTGAGAACTTTGCCAACCATGTCGCAAAGAGTCTTGACACACATGTATGGTACACCGGCAAAAGAGAAGAGGTAAGTAAAGTCATGGTATTCGGGGGCAGTGGTTTTAAGAGCGAGTTTCTTGAAACCGCAAGAGAACATGGTGTTGATGCCTACGTTTCATCTGAACTCAAACATGACATAATACGTTCCTGGGACGATATGCTGCTGGTGGATGCCACCCATTATGCAACCGAGAATCCCGGCATGGAGGAACTGTGTCCGAGGCTTGAGGAAAAGCTCGGAATAGATGTGGAATTCATCGACCATAATCCCTTCATAAGAACACTTTAA
- a CDS encoding BatD family protein, with product MFKKLIIISVFLIALFCSHAFAYTTDDIEWEDSAAKSATLYWGSTVKLDDYTIKAEDFNEEGFVSISISRGGQVEDVSPLKVGDSLKYRDTENGDDIMVVVNKVKTNIDEWTGDMENPSASIKIYRRAIPEMKIKITTEEDTYDPRDMAYKYITTTIEIENEGDAKAFEMDLEIDPNGMELYSGKLNYNFIAIEEDEVLEPIVVKFEIPEYWEETDVNIDVTTKSLDLNDEINEDTKTKTLTIEPVVELIVTKTITTEVYMDETAHVSVSIWNDGKYSVNSADITNPVIADLELQDSVNEETTLSFAPGETKAKIFEYTLKPVKTGTYKVPAVTATFTDPEGKEHTFKSERPSVKITGPNIVITKSVSPSSVNIGDEVKVTVKVANKGTVKASVTATETLPETVSYVSGDLSFKEVVNNGKTLSYSYTIKTEEAGEIRLPATTSTFIDMGEFKGEKISNMPVITVVDPETSAELASDESSDSTSSSSSSSSSSSSSSSDNSEYVEDETRVQPGFEGITMLFALLGVYAVYGRKRKQ from the coding sequence ATGTTCAAAAAACTCATTATAATTTCTGTATTCCTTATTGCACTTTTCTGCTCGCATGCCTTTGCCTATACGACCGATGACATCGAGTGGGAGGATAGTGCTGCCAAGAGTGCTACCCTTTACTGGGGCAGTACGGTGAAACTGGATGACTACACAATAAAAGCCGAAGACTTCAACGAAGAAGGTTTTGTGAGTATAAGCATTTCCAGAGGTGGTCAGGTGGAAGACGTATCTCCGCTGAAGGTGGGAGATAGTCTGAAATATCGTGATACTGAGAATGGCGATGACATAATGGTAGTCGTCAATAAGGTGAAAACAAATATCGATGAGTGGACTGGGGATATGGAAAATCCTTCTGCGTCCATTAAAATATATAGAAGAGCCATTCCCGAGATGAAGATCAAGATCACTACCGAGGAAGACACTTATGACCCAAGGGATATGGCCTATAAGTACATCACCACAACCATTGAAATTGAAAATGAAGGTGATGCAAAGGCATTTGAAATGGATCTTGAGATCGATCCAAACGGAATGGAACTTTATTCCGGAAAACTCAACTATAATTTCATAGCTATAGAAGAGGATGAGGTTCTGGAGCCTATTGTCGTTAAATTCGAGATTCCAGAATACTGGGAAGAGACCGATGTAAATATCGATGTTACTACGAAATCTCTTGATCTGAATGATGAAATAAATGAGGACACCAAGACAAAAACCCTTACAATCGAACCGGTTGTCGAACTTATTGTAACGAAGACGATTACCACAGAAGTATACATGGACGAGACGGCTCATGTTTCTGTAAGCATCTGGAATGACGGAAAATATAGTGTGAATTCTGCCGATATTACAAATCCTGTTATTGCAGACCTTGAGCTGCAGGATAGTGTGAATGAGGAAACGACGCTGTCCTTTGCACCTGGTGAAACAAAGGCAAAGATCTTTGAGTATACACTCAAACCTGTAAAAACAGGTACTTATAAAGTGCCGGCAGTGACTGCAACATTCACCGATCCCGAAGGAAAGGAGCATACTTTCAAATCAGAAAGACCATCGGTCAAAATAACAGGGCCTAATATCGTTATTACCAAATCGGTAAGTCCTTCTTCTGTCAATATTGGTGATGAGGTCAAGGTTACCGTAAAGGTTGCAAACAAGGGTACAGTCAAGGCAAGTGTGACAGCAACAGAAACCCTGCCGGAAACAGTTTCTTATGTCAGCGGAGACCTCAGTTTCAAAGAAGTTGTTAACAATGGTAAGACACTCAGCTACTCCTATACTATCAAAACAGAAGAGGCAGGTGAGATCAGGTTGCCTGCGACAACTTCTACTTTCATAGATATGGGAGAGTTCAAGGGAGAAAAGATCTCGAATATGCCTGTGATAACCGTGGTAGACCCTGAAACGAGTGCCGAGCTTGCGTCAGATGAATCATCGGATTCTACATCATCCTCCAGCAGCTCCTCATCTTCATCATCTTCATCTTCATCCGATAACAGTGAATACGTTGAGGATGAAACAAGGGTACAGCCCGGGTTTGAAGGAATTACCATGTTGTTTGCACTGCTTGGTGTGTATGCTGTATACGGACGTAAGAGAAAACAGTAA
- a CDS encoding DUF11 domain-containing protein — protein MTVLLVYLCGNAGAQSTEEIEWLEAEEYTLYWGEEVNASGYFIKAQDFSPSRAFDVDTDYVMISVLSDDSESWGTILALNNSDIPDHYVFEDRLNVSAVDIVTGNDIPVPYTNISVAIANQSATSSRVVTKVNATISVDEKRSDEIYMDERAYIELKIKNLKEAPLEHVEVVSPVPEEFIFDPDISPSWNFSLGAYGQKTISHSLKALKPGNYTFEGTRILVDIGGRTYTKTLNESQVVIHGPDIDLTKSVSSDIVGVGGTLDVDIIVNNSGDRATYVSVSDELPLGAVLLSGETSGSKVLHPADTLNLTYSIRMDKGGEIVIPSVKAESVDSKECEQTVYSKRFFVRVSDQPVIPDYEKAEEEPVELSAENTVDTDDSAENDASENTAPVVEDDHGMLQPLYDLLDRIKGLL, from the coding sequence TTGACGGTTCTGTTGGTGTACCTGTGTGGTAATGCAGGTGCACAATCAACCGAAGAGATAGAATGGCTTGAAGCTGAGGAGTATACGCTGTACTGGGGCGAGGAGGTAAATGCCAGTGGTTATTTTATCAAAGCACAGGATTTCTCTCCCTCCAGGGCTTTTGATGTTGATACGGATTATGTGATGATATCGGTCCTTTCCGATGATTCTGAATCATGGGGAACCATACTTGCCCTGAATAACTCGGATATTCCGGACCATTATGTTTTTGAGGACCGCCTGAATGTCAGCGCAGTGGATATAGTTACGGGCAACGACATCCCCGTGCCTTATACCAATATCAGTGTCGCAATTGCAAATCAGTCAGCAACTTCTTCCCGCGTTGTTACGAAGGTCAATGCAACCATATCGGTGGACGAAAAGAGGTCCGATGAGATCTATATGGATGAGCGTGCATATATTGAGCTAAAGATAAAGAACCTGAAGGAAGCTCCCCTTGAACATGTAGAAGTGGTCTCTCCGGTTCCGGAAGAGTTCATATTTGATCCCGATATAAGTCCCTCATGGAATTTCTCTCTGGGGGCCTACGGGCAGAAAACAATAAGCCATTCACTAAAGGCTCTGAAACCTGGAAACTATACATTTGAGGGGACCCGGATTCTTGTTGACATAGGAGGGCGCACTTACACAAAAACTCTCAACGAGTCACAGGTAGTCATACACGGACCGGATATAGATCTGACAAAGTCCGTGTCTTCAGATATCGTTGGTGTCGGTGGTACTCTGGATGTGGATATAATCGTAAATAACTCAGGTGACAGGGCAACATATGTATCTGTTTCCGACGAGCTACCCCTTGGTGCTGTTCTTCTGTCAGGGGAAACATCAGGCAGCAAGGTTTTGCACCCTGCGGATACACTGAATCTGACGTATTCTATTAGAATGGATAAGGGTGGAGAAATCGTTATCCCTTCGGTTAAGGCAGAATCTGTTGATTCAAAAGAATGTGAGCAAACTGTTTATTCCAAACGTTTTTTTGTCCGGGTTTCAGATCAACCGGTGATTCCGGATTATGAAAAAGCAGAAGAAGAGCCTGTCGAATTGTCAGCTGAGAATACAGTTGATACTGATGATTCCGCAGAAAACGATGCTTCTGAAAATACAGCTCCTGTAGTTGAGGACGATCATGGTATGCTCCAGCCACTGTATGATCTGCTGGACAGGATAAAAGGTCTTCTGTAA
- a CDS encoding cytochrome b5 domain-containing protein — MKEFTIEELSQYDGKQMDKIYVVHDGKVYDVTDSISWDIGEHYGHEGGLDLTEQMDEAPHTDDVFEDFEVVGTLKD, encoded by the coding sequence ATGAAGGAATTTACAATAGAAGAGCTTTCGCAATATGATGGAAAGCAGATGGATAAAATCTATGTCGTTCACGATGGAAAGGTGTATGATGTGACCGATAGCATCTCATGGGACATTGGAGAGCATTATGGACATGAAGGTGGTCTTGACCTTACCGAGCAGATGGATGAGGCTCCGCATACAGATGATGTCTTTGAGGATTTTGAGGTCGTCGGAACATTGAAAGATTGA
- a CDS encoding TatD family nuclease-associated radical SAM protein, whose translation MSDSNENTEIGFSGGTIGYEAHGNLYLNITNKCSANCYFCVRESSDGVYGYNLRLSREPDYDEIIRELEETDLSKYNEVVFTGLGEPTCRLEVVLAITRWLHERGVRVRLDTNGHAQLMYPETDVVSELKKAGLDAVSVSLNAESEEKYEEICKPSLKGAYGSMLQFTKEAIEAGLDTRMSVVGMPEIDIDKCEKIARDLGAGFRVR comes from the coding sequence ATGTCTGACAGCAACGAAAATACAGAGATCGGATTTTCAGGAGGGACCATCGGCTACGAAGCACATGGTAACCTGTATCTTAATATCACCAATAAGTGTTCAGCTAACTGTTATTTCTGTGTAAGGGAATCCTCGGATGGTGTTTACGGTTATAACCTCCGATTATCCAGAGAACCGGACTATGATGAGATTATCAGGGAACTGGAAGAGACCGACCTGTCAAAGTATAACGAAGTCGTATTCACAGGTCTGGGTGAGCCGACCTGCAGGCTTGAGGTCGTACTTGCAATCACCAGATGGCTCCACGAAAGAGGTGTTCGTGTCCGACTTGATACAAACGGCCATGCACAGCTCATGTATCCGGAGACAGACGTTGTTTCCGAACTTAAAAAAGCAGGTCTTGATGCGGTCTCTGTGAGCCTTAACGCCGAGTCCGAAGAAAAATATGAAGAAATATGCAAGCCGTCCCTCAAAGGTGCCTACGGATCAATGCTTCAATTCACAAAGGAAGCAATCGAAGCCGGCCTAGATACCCGGATGAGTGTTGTGGGAATGCCTGAAATTGACATTGATAAATGCGAAAAGATTGCCAGAGATCTTGGTGCAGGCTTTAGAGTGCGATAA
- a CDS encoding tRNA (cytidine(56)-2'-O)-methyltransferase, with protein MKSIVILRLGHRPVRDKRITTHVGLTARAFGAEGMLLASDDPKLADNISDVSKRWGGDFYVRNNVNWKAEIRKWKEQGGKVCHLSMYGVNLPDAVSEISKAEKLMIVVGAEKVPFEIYELADWNVAVGNQPHSEVAAVAVTLDRIAVADPLKNEFSGGELTILPTECGKRVVDNRQQEQGSIE; from the coding sequence ATGAAAAGTATAGTTATCCTAAGACTCGGTCATCGTCCTGTGCGCGATAAGAGGATTACCACTCATGTGGGGCTAACAGCCAGGGCCTTTGGTGCTGAGGGTATGCTGCTGGCATCCGATGACCCAAAGCTTGCAGACAATATCTCCGATGTTTCCAAAAGGTGGGGCGGAGACTTCTATGTCAGGAACAATGTAAACTGGAAGGCCGAGATCAGGAAATGGAAAGAGCAAGGCGGTAAGGTGTGCCATCTTTCCATGTACGGGGTAAACCTGCCTGACGCAGTTTCGGAGATCAGCAAAGCTGAGAAACTGATGATAGTAGTAGGTGCTGAAAAAGTCCCGTTCGAGATATATGAGCTTGCCGACTGGAATGTTGCTGTGGGAAATCAACCTCACTCCGAGGTTGCCGCAGTTGCCGTGACCCTGGACAGGATAGCCGTGGCTGATCCCCTGAAAAATGAATTCAGTGGCGGGGAACTGACAATTCTGCCTACGGAATGCGGGAAAAGAGTAGTGGATAACCGGCAACAAGAGCAAGGTTCCATTGAGTAG
- a CDS encoding gamma-glutamylcyclotransferase family protein has translation MYVFVYGTLKKGFPSHELLENSEFICETRTQDEFAMVDLNLFPGVIKDKKISPIQGEIYDVDTNTLRQIDMYEGKWYSREEVELESGFTAQMYFLIEYPFDLKDIRIIDNGVWTEN, from the coding sequence ATGTACGTATTTGTCTATGGCACACTCAAAAAAGGGTTTCCAAGCCATGAACTGCTTGAGAACTCAGAATTTATCTGCGAGACCAGAACTCAGGATGAATTTGCAATGGTAGACCTGAACCTGTTCCCGGGAGTAATAAAGGACAAAAAGATTTCCCCGATACAGGGAGAGATCTATGACGTGGATACAAATACTTTAAGACAGATAGATATGTACGAAGGTAAGTGGTATTCCAGAGAGGAAGTGGAGCTTGAGTCAGGTTTTACTGCACAGATGTATTTTCTCATAGAATATCCCTTCGATCTTAAGGATATAAGAATCATAGATAACGGAGTCTGGACTGAAAATTAA
- a CDS encoding DHHA1 domain-containing protein: protein MKGLHGSSKSDSLILTHGDSDGVCSGAIAKRAYPDSDVYFTSPVGILDELELANGYSNIIICDIAVDERACKKLYSRLVELSEISNITYIDHHPLPKKCWDVDWLHHDVNVCSSELTYKVLENRLNRDMRRVAIYGAIGDYYDNTPSVKEWLHDWDKRNLFYQAGSLIQALIYMGRNYDFKRKLLAPLSHDVIPSEIPDLPELAKEGSRLEEMLRIRVKKQVKSLDNLAYVIDPKGYMSKSAIYAASYGRRGVGIAAEYRYKKQVYDMSLRSRNGKADLNRLLRSIAPRHGGTGGGHASAAGARVPKESFMAFLHELDAAIGKEESKETSEK, encoded by the coding sequence ATGAAAGGCCTGCACGGTTCCAGCAAAAGTGATTCTCTGATTCTGACACATGGTGATTCTGACGGTGTATGTTCCGGTGCTATTGCAAAAAGAGCTTATCCGGATTCGGATGTTTATTTTACATCTCCCGTGGGTATACTTGATGAGCTGGAGCTGGCTAATGGCTACAGCAATATAATCATCTGTGATATTGCAGTGGATGAGCGTGCATGTAAAAAACTGTACAGCAGGCTAGTTGAACTCTCTGAGATCTCGAATATAACCTATATCGACCATCACCCATTACCAAAAAAGTGCTGGGATGTCGACTGGCTGCACCATGATGTGAACGTCTGTTCTTCTGAGTTGACCTATAAGGTACTCGAGAACCGGCTTAACAGGGATATGCGCAGGGTGGCCATTTATGGTGCAATTGGTGATTATTATGACAATACACCTTCTGTTAAGGAATGGTTACATGACTGGGACAAGCGAAATCTTTTCTATCAGGCAGGTTCCCTTATCCAGGCCCTGATATATATGGGGCGCAATTATGATTTTAAACGTAAGCTGCTTGCTCCTCTCTCCCATGATGTTATCCCTTCGGAGATACCCGATCTGCCGGAGCTTGCAAAGGAAGGCTCTCGTCTGGAGGAGATGCTGCGCATCAGGGTCAAGAAACAGGTAAAATCACTTGATAACCTTGCATATGTGATCGACCCGAAAGGATATATGTCTAAATCGGCTATCTATGCTGCATCCTATGGCAGGAGAGGTGTCGGCATTGCAGCCGAGTATCGTTATAAGAAACAGGTCTACGATATGAGCCTGCGGTCAAGGAACGGCAAGGCTGATCTTAACCGGCTGTTGCGTAGCATAGCACCAAGGCACGGGGGTACGGGCGGAGGACATGCATCCGCAGCAGGTGCAAGGGTTCCCAAAGAATCCTTCATGGCATTTTTGCACGAACTGGACGCTGCCATAGGAAAGGAAGAGAGTAAGGAAACAAGTGAAAAATAA
- a CDS encoding HEAT repeat domain-containing protein yields MKIYSALLILSFVLITLSGCIEDNSADPTINNLDSENESVRNAAMDRLVETGDEGTVEALIQLAGDEDRTVEERKNAVTVLGKIGEESPAEVLLNISMDEGEEKELRMASILALGEIGNESMIKPLRGLDYDGDGLLRYHAVYVLDQLGTNNEVYATYGELPYPLSEEQRLYRNNVNEIKDACRADGTFPVVDNATCVLVGYNYQSGYIEVSSDVKPEKSEMDEIYQLYDSEAQKRGVDQVPVRFVYGYVSPLEGEWYNMSDLDDFNVTGTL; encoded by the coding sequence ATGAAAATCTACTCCGCGCTACTAATTCTAAGTTTTGTCCTGATCACGCTATCCGGCTGCATCGAAGATAATTCCGCAGATCCCACAATAAACAATCTGGACAGCGAAAATGAAAGTGTCAGAAATGCTGCAATGGACAGACTTGTGGAAACTGGTGATGAAGGAACAGTGGAGGCACTGATTCAGCTAGCCGGGGATGAGGACAGGACAGTTGAAGAACGCAAGAATGCAGTTACTGTTCTCGGTAAAATAGGTGAAGAAAGCCCGGCAGAAGTATTGTTAAACATTTCAATGGACGAAGGTGAAGAAAAAGAACTTAGGATGGCTTCAATCCTTGCTCTCGGGGAGATTGGGAATGAAAGCATGATTAAGCCTCTCAGAGGTCTGGATTATGATGGTGACGGGCTGCTCCGATATCATGCTGTCTATGTTCTCGATCAATTAGGGACGAATAATGAAGTTTATGCAACTTACGGAGAGCTCCCGTATCCATTGAGCGAAGAACAGAGGCTTTACAGGAACAATGTTAACGAAATAAAAGATGCCTGCCGAGCAGATGGCACATTTCCGGTGGTTGATAATGCGACCTGTGTCCTTGTTGGGTATAACTACCAGAGCGGCTACATAGAGGTATCTAGTGATGTAAAGCCCGAAAAGTCGGAAATGGATGAGATCTATCAGTTATATGACTCAGAAGCACAGAAAAGAGGAGTTGATCAGGTCCCTGTGAGATTTGTTTACGGGTATGTATCTCCACTGGAAGGTGAGTGGTATAATATGTCAGATCTTGATGATTTTAATGTCACAGGCACTTTATAG
- a CDS encoding geranylgeranyl reductase family protein — protein sequence MIPDNSYDIIVVGAGPAGSTAAMYAAQRGMSVLLIDKKKDIGTPLQCGGFLPHYETLRELVPNAELPYTLEEIPGSCIHTSTSYQRFIAPDGMSKGFHVNADAIDRRRFDKHLARLAGKAGAQLLVGTNVLEVDGTELLMDGAFGEFDVKAKIIIGADGPNSIVAKANNMLRDADPMGTGTAFEYELSGVDVDREAVEMYFGKDYVPGGYAWIISQGGDTANIGVGIREAMFEQHMCARDYLEKFMYEHPIASGKLEGASVVSVVAGLVPVGGAPKVTATKDTVIAGDAAGHIIATNGGGISTAMVGGRIAGETAADHLEGKCKLTEYDRRWREQMGLEIKTAVYTRKLMDKLMLSDRLMSAAIRMISPEQMKAIQCGQLPDAVKKSLLKLNVGLS from the coding sequence ATGATACCTGATAATTCCTATGATATAATAGTTGTCGGAGCAGGACCCGCCGGCTCCACGGCAGCAATGTACGCAGCCCAGAGAGGCATGTCCGTCCTGCTTATCGACAAGAAAAAAGACATTGGAACACCGCTCCAGTGCGGTGGTTTCCTACCCCATTATGAGACCCTCAGGGAGCTTGTGCCAAATGCCGAGCTGCCATACACTCTGGAAGAAATACCAGGATCCTGTATCCACACAAGCACATCTTATCAGCGTTTCATAGCACCCGACGGGATGTCAAAAGGTTTCCATGTCAACGCCGATGCCATCGACAGGAGACGTTTTGATAAACACCTTGCCAGACTTGCGGGAAAGGCCGGTGCACAGCTTCTTGTGGGAACAAACGTCCTCGAAGTGGATGGAACCGAGCTTTTAATGGACGGAGCATTCGGGGAGTTTGACGTAAAGGCAAAGATCATAATCGGAGCCGACGGACCCAATTCCATAGTCGCAAAAGCCAATAATATGCTAAGGGATGCCGATCCCATGGGCACAGGCACGGCCTTTGAGTACGAATTAAGCGGTGTGGATGTGGACAGGGAAGCCGTTGAGATGTATTTCGGAAAGGACTATGTTCCCGGAGGATACGCCTGGATCATTTCACAGGGCGGAGATACAGCAAACATAGGCGTAGGTATCCGTGAAGCCATGTTTGAGCAACACATGTGCGCCAGGGACTACCTCGAGAAATTCATGTACGAACACCCAATAGCCTCTGGAAAACTGGAAGGTGCATCCGTAGTTTCAGTTGTTGCAGGCCTTGTCCCGGTGGGAGGAGCACCAAAGGTTACAGCCACAAAGGATACTGTTATCGCAGGGGATGCGGCAGGACACATAATAGCCACCAACGGAGGAGGCATATCCACAGCAATGGTGGGCGGCAGGATAGCAGGAGAGACCGCTGCGGACCATCTTGAGGGGAAATGCAAGCTCACGGAATATGACAGGCGCTGGAGAGAGCAGATGGGACTTGAGATCAAGACTGCGGTCTATACCAGAAAGCTCATGGATAAGCTCATGCTCTCGGACAGGCTCATGAGTGCGGCTATCAGGATGATCTCACCCGAGCAAATGAAAGCAATACAATGCGGACAGTTACCTGATGCCGTGAAGAAAAGCCTGCTAAAACTTAACGTAGGTCTGAGCTGA
- a CDS encoding RAD55 family ATPase codes for MRIGTGIDGFDEIVQGGLLSERVYLVSGPPGSGKTTFCVQYLAHGATHGDVGLYVSLVESPQNIIDDMSNYAMNVIPLVKMNKLLFADLGPRMEYGFIDDLNDYVTPEYEVGNSPGEHEAPSPATVFKEIAAYVAEYEVKRLVIDSVSAIRFTTKDPSLQEKEMSRFIRNLKKLGCTTILISEMTDPTAYSTEQFASHGVIFLHNFLYDKTMTRAIQVIKMRGTKHDCNLRGVHFTEKGMEVQGLLE; via the coding sequence ATGAGAATTGGAACCGGAATTGATGGATTTGACGAAATCGTGCAGGGCGGCCTTCTGTCCGAGCGCGTTTATCTTGTAAGTGGACCTCCGGGAAGCGGTAAGACTACCTTTTGTGTCCAGTATCTTGCCCACGGAGCAACACACGGGGATGTAGGGCTTTATGTGAGTCTGGTGGAGAGCCCTCAGAATATAATCGATGACATGTCAAACTATGCCATGAATGTCATACCACTGGTCAAAATGAACAAGCTGCTCTTTGCAGATCTTGGACCCAGGATGGAATATGGTTTTATTGACGATCTCAATGACTATGTGACTCCGGAATATGAGGTCGGTAATTCTCCAGGTGAACATGAGGCACCGTCTCCTGCAACGGTCTTCAAGGAGATAGCAGCCTATGTTGCTGAATATGAGGTCAAGAGGCTTGTTATCGATTCTGTTTCAGCGATCCGGTTCACCACAAAGGATCCCTCCCTGCAGGAAAAGGAAATGAGTCGCTTCATACGCAACCTTAAGAAACTGGGTTGTACCACGATACTTATTTCCGAGATGACGGATCCGACTGCCTATTCCACAGAGCAGTTCGCATCACATGGTGTTATTTTCCTGCATAATTTCCTGTACGATAAAACAATGACACGTGCGATACAGGTCATCAAGATGCGGGGAACCAAACATGACTGTAATCTGCGTGGTGTCCATTTCACTGAAAAAGGGATGGAGGTCCAGGGACTTCTTGAGTGA